A section of the Humulus lupulus chromosome 2, drHumLupu1.1, whole genome shotgun sequence genome encodes:
- the LOC133814737 gene encoding uncharacterized protein LOC133814737 produces MPMKQPKPQLNALNQFMKEKRASIRSLEMQIGQLANLMTNRAQENLPSTTEVNPKEQCLAITLRSGTQYEEPKRTQSEEIIQEKKDQGIENKDSSEEKVTDSLPEKEVVPPVSIENHIKIPYPQRLRKHNLDKQFAKFLEVLKKIHINISFAEALEQMPNYVKFMKEIMSYKRKMGDYETLPLIEECSAILQRKLLKNL; encoded by the coding sequence ATGCCCATGAAGCAACCTAAACCACAACTTAATGCATTGAACCAATTTATGAAAGAGAAAAGGGCATCTATAAGGAGTTTGGAGATGCAAATAGGGCAGTTGGCCAATCTAATGACGAATAGAGCACAAGAAAATTTGCCTAGCACTACCGAGGTGAATCCTAAAGAACAGTGCCTAGCCATCACCTTAAGAAGTGGAACACAGTACGAGGAGCCTaagagaactcaatcagaggagATAATTCAGGAGAAAAAGGACCAAGGCATAGAAAATAAGGATTCTAGTGAAGAAAAGGTTACTGATAGCCTCCCAGAAAAGGAAGTGGTACCTCCAGTAAGCATTGAGAACCATATCAAGATCCCATACCCACAGAGGCTCCGTAAGCACAATCTGGATAAACAGTTTGCAAAGTTTTTGGaggtattaaaaaaaattcatattaatatcTCCTTCGCCGAAGCATTGGAACAAATGCCTAACTATGTCAAGTTTATGAAAGAGATCATGTCATACAAAAGGAAGATGGGAGATTATGAAACTTTACCATTGATTGAGGAGTGTAGTGCTATTTTGCAAAGAAAGCTCCTAAAAAATTTATGA